In Pyricularia oryzae 70-15 chromosome 2, whole genome shotgun sequence, one genomic interval encodes:
- a CDS encoding protein phosphatase 2C Ptc2, whose protein sequence is MGQTLSEPVVEKASARGEDDRFLYGVSAMQGWRISMEDAHTTVLDLLANDAEAAKQHKGKLAFFGVFDGHGGDKVALFSGDNIHKIVQNQDTFKSGNYEQALKDGFLATDRAILNDPKYEDEVSGCTACVGLLTDDKIYIANAGDSRSVLGVKGRAKPLSFDHKPQNEGEKARITAAGGFVDFGRVNGNLALSRAIGDFEFKKSAELAPEQQIVTAYPDVVVHDMGDDDEFLVIACDGIWDCQSSQAVVEFVRRGIAAKQALEKICENMMDNCLASNSETGGVGCDNMTMIIIGFLRGRTKEEWYEEIARRVANGDGPCAPPEYAEFRGPGVHHNFDDSDSGYDVDMDQSKGKTFGIGGYKGRVIFLGDGTEVLTDADDNAMFESEKQDLDSQVAKTGSSEDDGTTEDQTNKKEGTTDGKADKGTKDASEEAEAKAENIDAAVKKDEDIKV, encoded by the exons ATGGGTCAAACCCTTTCGGAGCCGGTTGTCGAAAAG GCATCGGCTCGCGGCGAAGATGATCGGTTTCTCTACGGAGTGTCGGCCATGCAGGGCTGGCGAATCAGCATGGAAGACGCGCACACGACCGTGCTTGACCTGCTTGCCAATGATGCCGAGGCCGCAAAACAACACAAGGGCAAGCTTGCCTTTTTCGGAGTGTTTGACGGCCATGGAGGCGACAAAGTAGCTCTTTTCTCAGGCGACAATATACACAAGATTGTCCAGAACCAGGACACTTTCAAGTCTGGGAACTACGAGCAGGCCCTCAAAGACGGATTTCTCGCCACCGATCGTGCAATCCTCAACG ACCCGAAGTATGAAGACGAAGTGTCAGGTTGCACAGCTTGCGTTGGCCTATTGACCGACGACAAGATTTACATT GCCAATGCCGGTGACTCGAGGAGTGTCTTGGGCGTTAAGGGACGTGCGAAGCCCCTATCATTCGATCACAAGCCACAAAACGAGG GCGAGAAAGCAAGAATCACCGCCGCTGGCGGTTTCGTTGACTTTGGCCGAGTGAACGGAAACCTGGCTCTGTCGCGTGCTATTGGCGATTTCGAATTCAAGAAGAGCGCCGAGCTTGCGCCTGAGCAGCAAATAGTGACTGCCTACCCCGATGTTGTGGTCCACGACAtgggtgatgatgatgagttCTTGGTCATTGCATGTGATG GTATCTGGGATTGCCAATCCTCACAAGCAGTCGTTGAGTTTGTCAGGCGAGGAATTGCAGCCAAGCAAGCTTTGGAGAAGATTTGCGAAAACATGATGGACAACTGCCTGGCCTCCAACTCGGAGACTGGTGGCGTCGGCTGCGACAACATGACGATGATAATCATCGGTTTCCTGCGTGGCCGCACCAAGGAGGAGTGGTACGAGGAGATCGCAAGGAGGGTTGCGAACGGCGACGGCCCCTGCGCTCCCCCAGAATACG CCGAGTTTCGAGGGCCTGGTGTCCACCACAACTTTGACGACAGCGACAGCGGTTACGACGTCGACATGGACCAGAGCAAGGGCAAGACTTTTGGAATTGGCGGGTACAAGGGACGCGTCATATTCCTCGGCGACGGCACTGAAGTCCTCACCGATGCGGACGATAATGCCATGTTTGAGTCGGAAAAACAGGACCTTGACAGTCAGGTTGCCAAGACGGGCTCGTCCGAAGATGACGGAACGACAGAGGACCAGACAAATAAAAAGGAGGGCACAACAGACGGCAAGGCTGACAAAGGGACCAAAGATGCTAgcgaggaggccgaggccaaggcagAGAACATTGACGCTGCTGTGAAAAAGGACGAGGATATCAAGGTCTGA
- a CDS encoding cytochrome P450 monooxygenase, with amino-acid sequence MSDNVTHSRMALPIAVAAPVVDRLPILTILVGSGLLYLVYRWLMPKPIPGIPYSPEHTRSIMGSLPSFLEFVKENQGRSKPWFPEQNVKLGSALVQIWETPFSRPSCVLTDFQEAQDILMRRTKDFDRGMRDSIVFQGTGKYHHISQTSQSPIFKANKALVKDLMSPRFLADVSAPEIHSKVQLLLRMWSKKTQLAKGKPFNARPDIIEAALDMINAAAFAYDEDSCSVSRQIRHLDSPDVRIDEKRDGSVDFSRAPDTEQAVVVHELGVYLGTQFVSPVPRLAHAFNYLTRPRLRRNLAKKEEIVFTEIRRALKRIEAGESTTASALEHLLRREMESARKAGREPNFFTPSIRDEGWGYIVAGHETSATAISWQVKLLADHPEVQTKLRAVLRAAYSDAAASNRLPTAREITSTPIPYLDAFLEEALRVRGPVLMTGREAKRDAYVLGHLVPKGTFVFMPSMGPTFHAPGIPIDDSVRSETSRTKSWGGSWDPEDVGSFRVERWLTRNPETGEDEYDVQSGPILAFGLGPRSCFGKRLAYLEMRIVIALLVWSFEFQKLPEHLSSYAAHDTITTGPTCCYVGLKELN; translated from the exons atgagTGACAATGTCACACACTCCAGAATGGCCCTGCCCATTGCAGTGGCGGCACCCGTCGTGGATCGACTTCCCATCTTGACCATCCTCGTCGGCTCGGGACTGCTCTACCTCGTGTACCGATGGCTGATGCCCAAGCCCATCCCGGGCATCCCATACAGCCCCGAGCACACCAGGTCCATCATGGGCAGCCTGCCGTCTTTTCTCGAATTCGTCAAGGAGAACCAGGGCAGGAGCAAGCCGTGGTTCCCGGAGCAGAACGTGAAGCTGGGCTCGGCCCTGGTTCAGATCTGGGAGACGCCCTTCAGCCGGCCGTCTTGCGTCTTGACCGACTTCCAGGAGGCCCAGGACATCTTGATGCGTCGCACCAAGGACTTTGACCGCGGAATGCGGGACAGCATCGTGTTCCAGGGCACTGGTAAATATCATCACATCTCCCAGACCTCTCAGAGCCCCATTTTCAAGGCGAACAAGGCCCTTGTCAAGGACCTCAT gagcccgaggttCCTCGCCGACGTGTCAGCCCCAGAGATCCACAGCAAGGTCCAGCTCCTCCTCAGGATGTGGTCCAAGAAGACGCAGCTGGCCAAAGGCAAGCCCTTCAACGCCCGCCCGGACATCATCGAGGCGGCGCTCGACATGATCAACGCGGCCGCCTTTGCCTACGACGAGGACTCGTGCTCCGTCTCGCGCCAGATCCGCCACCTCGACTCGCCCGACGTCAGGATCGACGAGAAGCGCGACGGCTCCGTCGACTTCTCCCGCGCCCCCGACACGGAGCaggccgtcgtcgtccacGAGCTGGGCGTCTACCTCGGCACCCAGTTCGTGTCGCCCGTCCCCAGGCTGGCCCACGCCTTCAACTACCTGACCAGGCCCCGCCTGCGTCGCAACctggccaagaaggaggagaTCGTCTTTACAGAGATCCGCAGGGCCCTCAAGCGCATCGAGGCGGGCGAGTCCACCACCGCCTCGGCCCTCGAACACCTCCTCAGGCGCGAGATGGAGTCTGCCCGCAAGGCCGGCAGGGAGCCAAACTTTTTCACCCCTTCCATCCGCGACGAGGGCTGGGGTTACATTGTTGCTGGGCACGAGACTAGCGCGACTGCCATTTCAT GGCAGGTCAAGCTCCTCGCCGACCACCCCGAAGTGCAGACCAAGCTCCGCGCCGTCCTCCGTGCCGCCTACTcagacgccgccgcctcgaacCGCCTACCCACCGCTCGCGAGATCACATCGACGCCGATCCCGTACCTGGACGCCTTCCTCGAGGAGGCTCTGCGCGTGCGCGGGCCGGTGCTCATGACGGGGCGCGAAGCCAAGCGGGACGCCTACGTGCTCGGCCATCTCGTGCCCAAGGGGACGTTTGTCTTCATGCCGTCGATGGGGCCCACGTTCCACGCGCCGGGCATACCCATCGACGACTCGGTGCGGTCCGAGACCTCGAGGACGAAATCGTGGGGCGGCAGCTGGGACCCCGAGGACGTGGGGTCGTTCCGGGTCGAGAGGTGGCTGACCCGGAACCCCGAGACGGGCGAGGACGAGTATGACGTGCAGTCCGGGCCCATTttggcgtttggcttgggtcCCAGGAGCTGCTTCGGCAAGAGGCTGGCGTACCTCGAGATGCGCATCGTCATCGCCCTGTTGGTCTGGAGTTTTGAGTTCCAGAAGCTGCCCGAGCACCTGAGCTCGTATGCCGCGCACGATACCATCACCACCGGGCCGACTTGCTGCTATGTCGGTCTGAAAGAGCTGAATTAA